In Tepidimonas taiwanensis, the following are encoded in one genomic region:
- a CDS encoding nucleotide sugar dehydrogenase: MHLIGQPIAVIGLGYVGLPLAVEFGKRYPVVGFDIKPERIAELRSGRDGTREVEPEELAAAVHLRYSSDPEDLRDCRVFIVTVPTPVDRVNRPDFTPLIRASETVGRALKAGDVVIYESTVYPGATEEVCVPILERESRLVFNRDFFCGYSPERINPGDKEHRLTTIKKVTSGSTPEAAEAIDALYASIITAGTHRASSIKVAEAAKVIENTQRDLNIALMNELAIIFDKLGIDTLEVLEAAGTKWNFVPFRPGLVGGHCIGVDPYYLTYKAEMVGYHPQVILAGRRINDGMASYIAKMAVQGMIRQGGCRRGDKVIVLGLTFKENCPDLRNSKVADLVGHLRAYGLDVYVHDPLADPQEALREYGIELVSWDNLPRDVSALVAAVSHRDYLQRPLADIASLLKPRGTFVDVKSDFDAAAIEQMGHYVWRL, translated from the coding sequence ATGCATTTGATTGGACAACCGATTGCCGTCATCGGCCTCGGCTACGTCGGCCTGCCGTTGGCGGTCGAATTCGGCAAGCGCTATCCCGTTGTCGGCTTTGACATCAAGCCCGAGCGCATTGCCGAACTCCGGTCTGGTCGGGACGGCACGCGGGAAGTCGAGCCTGAAGAGCTGGCGGCTGCCGTGCATCTGCGCTACAGCAGCGATCCCGAGGATCTTCGCGACTGCCGCGTCTTCATCGTCACCGTGCCGACGCCGGTGGATCGCGTCAATCGCCCCGACTTCACGCCGCTCATCAGAGCAAGCGAGACGGTGGGGCGGGCGCTCAAGGCGGGTGACGTGGTGATCTACGAGTCGACCGTTTACCCCGGAGCCACCGAAGAGGTGTGCGTGCCGATCCTCGAGCGGGAAAGCAGACTCGTCTTCAACCGTGATTTCTTCTGCGGCTACAGCCCCGAGCGCATCAACCCCGGCGACAAAGAACACCGTCTCACCACTATCAAGAAAGTGACCAGCGGCTCCACGCCCGAGGCGGCCGAGGCGATCGACGCCCTCTACGCCAGCATCATCACCGCCGGCACCCACAGGGCAAGTTCCATCAAAGTGGCCGAAGCGGCAAAGGTGATTGAAAACACCCAGCGTGACCTCAACATTGCGCTGATGAACGAACTGGCGATCATCTTCGACAAGCTAGGGATAGACACCCTGGAAGTGCTCGAAGCCGCCGGCACCAAGTGGAACTTCGTTCCCTTCCGTCCTGGTCTCGTCGGCGGCCACTGCATTGGCGTCGATCCCTACTACCTCACCTACAAGGCCGAGATGGTCGGCTATCATCCCCAGGTCATTCTCGCTGGACGGCGCATCAACGACGGTATGGCGAGCTACATTGCCAAGATGGCGGTTCAGGGGATGATTCGTCAGGGTGGCTGTCGTCGGGGCGATAAGGTCATCGTGCTGGGCCTTACCTTCAAGGAAAACTGCCCCGATCTGCGCAATTCCAAGGTGGCCGACCTGGTAGGGCATCTGCGCGCCTACGGTCTGGATGTGTATGTACACGATCCGCTGGCGGACCCGCAGGAGGCGCTGCGCGAATATGGCATCGAACTCGTTTCATGGGATAATCTTCCCCGCGATGTTTCGGCCCTGGTGGCAGCGGTAAGTCATCGCGACTATCTGCAAAGACCGCTTGCCGACATAGCGTCCTTGCTCAAGCCTCGAGGCACGTTTGTCGATGTCAAATCCGATTTCGATGCGGCAGCCATTGAACAGATGGGCCATTACGTCTGGCGTTTGTGA
- the galU gene encoding UTP--glucose-1-phosphate uridylyltransferase GalU has translation MTIRKAVFPVAGLGTRFLPATKANPKEMLPIVDKPLIQYAVEEAVAAGITDMIFVTGRSKRAIEDHFDKAYELESELERRGKTDMLEFVRSMLPPNINCIYIRQPEALGLGHAVLCAQPVVGNEPFAVLLADDLLVGEPPVMRQMVDTYNYYRCSVLGVQNVPREETRSYGIVESKTLTDRVEGVQRIVEKPHPDQAPSTLAVVGRYVLTPRIFHHLARVGRGAGGEIQLTDGIAALLAEEQVLAYRYDGKRYDCGSKLGYLEATVDMGLRHPEVAEGFAEVLRQRVQAVATTDALAMPDGVDIDFEPPGLTLGARPADLA, from the coding sequence ATGACCATCCGCAAGGCCGTCTTCCCCGTCGCGGGCCTGGGCACGCGTTTTCTGCCCGCTACCAAGGCCAACCCCAAGGAGATGCTGCCCATCGTCGACAAGCCGCTCATCCAGTACGCGGTGGAAGAAGCGGTCGCCGCCGGCATCACCGACATGATCTTCGTCACCGGCCGCAGCAAGCGCGCCATCGAAGACCACTTCGACAAAGCCTACGAGTTGGAGAGCGAACTCGAGCGTCGGGGTAAAACCGACATGCTCGAATTCGTGCGCAGCATGCTGCCGCCCAACATCAACTGCATCTACATCCGCCAGCCGGAGGCGCTGGGCCTGGGCCACGCGGTGCTGTGCGCCCAACCGGTGGTGGGCAACGAACCCTTTGCCGTGCTGCTGGCCGACGATCTGCTGGTGGGCGAGCCGCCCGTCATGCGCCAGATGGTCGACACCTACAACTACTACCGCTGCTCGGTGCTGGGCGTGCAAAACGTCCCCCGCGAGGAGACGCGCAGCTACGGCATCGTCGAGAGCAAAACCCTCACCGACCGGGTGGAGGGCGTGCAGCGCATCGTCGAAAAGCCCCATCCGGACCAAGCCCCCTCGACCCTCGCCGTCGTCGGGCGCTACGTGCTCACCCCGCGCATCTTCCACCACCTCGCCCGCGTCGGCCGCGGCGCGGGCGGTGAAATCCAGCTCACCGACGGCATCGCCGCGCTGCTGGCGGAAGAGCAGGTGCTCGCCTACCGCTACGACGGCAAGCGCTACGACTGCGGCAGCAAGCTGGGGTATCTGGAAGCCACGGTCGATATGGGCCTGCGGCATCCGGAGGTGGCCGAAGGCTTTGCAGAGGTGCTGCGGCAGCGGGTACAGGCGGTTGCCACCACTGACGCCTTGGCTATGCCAGACGGTGTCGACATTGACTTCGAGCCGCCTGGCCTTACCCTCGGGGCCCGGCCGGCCGATCTGGCATGA
- a CDS encoding nucleotidyltransferase domain-containing protein, with protein sequence MRLTPEHVALIKQVVAEQAGTDAQVWLFGSRADDTARGGDVDLLVQLPRPIDDPAPCAARIAGRISRAMQGRKVDVVMLAPNLRRLSIHEEALRSGVLL encoded by the coding sequence ATGCGCCTGACGCCAGAACACGTCGCCCTCATCAAACAGGTCGTCGCCGAGCAAGCGGGCACGGACGCGCAAGTTTGGCTGTTCGGCTCGCGCGCGGACGACACGGCGCGCGGGGGTGATGTCGATCTGCTCGTACAGCTGCCGCGGCCGATCGATGACCCCGCCCCCTGCGCGGCGCGTATCGCCGGACGCATCAGCCGCGCCATGCAGGGGCGCAAGGTCGACGTGGTTATGCTGGCCCCCAATCTGCGGCGACTGTCCATACACGAGGAGGCGTTGCGTTCGGGGGTCTTGCTGTGA
- a CDS encoding PIN domain-containing protein, with protein MSYVLETNVVSELRKVRLGTGDAYCAQLRVPDPRSERDALIAATALVPGMAVVARNVADFAPTGVVLVNPWQPVV; from the coding sequence ATGAGCTACGTGCTCGAAACCAACGTCGTCTCCGAGCTGCGTAAGGTTCGGCTGGGTACCGGGGATGCATACTGCGCGCAGCTGCGCGTGCCCGACCCGCGCAGCGAGCGTGACGCTCTGATCGCTGCCACGGCATTGGTGCCTGGCATGGCGGTCGTCGCACGCAACGTGGCGGATTTCGCGCCGACCGGCGTTGTCCTCGTCAATCCGTGGCAACCTGTTGTGTGA